The Desulfovibrio sp. X2 genome segment TCAGCCTTCCAAGCTGAGGGTTGCGGGTTCGAGTCCCGTTTCCCGCTCCATTCGTTTCTCCGCTGACGGGAGAGAGCCTGCCGCATGTCCGCCCACGTAGCTCAGGAGGTAGAGCACTTCCTTGGTAAGGAAGAGGTCATCGGTTCAAATCCGATCGTGGGCTCCACTTTTTGTTTCAGGGCAATATTTTTGACTCCAAAGATCAAGGGGATGCACCATGGGTAAGGCAAAATTCGAGCGCAGCAAGCCGCACGTCAACATCGGCACCATCGGTCACATCGACCACGGCAAGACGACGCTGACGGCCGCCATCACGCGGACCCTGTCCATGAAGGGCTGGGCCGACTTCGTGGCCTTCGACCAGATCGACAAGGCCCCCGAAGAGAAGGAGCGCGGCATCACGATCGCGACGGCGCACGTCGAATACCAGACGGACAAGCGCCACTACGCGCACGTGGACTGCCCCGGCCACGCCGACTACATCAAGAACATGATCACGGGCGCGGCGCAGATGGAC includes the following:
- a CDS encoding GTP-binding protein, which codes for MGKAKFERSKPHVNIGTIGHIDHGKTTLTAAITRTLSMKGWADFVAFDQIDKAPEEKERGITIATAHVEYQTDKRHYAHVDCPGHADYIKNMITGAAQMDGAILVCAATDGPMPQTREHILLARQVGVPAIVVFLNKCDMVDDAELLELVELEVRELLSKYDF